A part of Treponema sp. Marseille-Q3903 genomic DNA contains:
- the glgX gene encoding glycogen debranching protein GlgX, which translates to MIDFTIMFNIFGAVVTPAGVNFSIYSKDATKVSLVLFNSQDDKQPSHIIDFDPVLNRTGDVWHVLVPGIGAGTLYLYKIDGPYDPMRGLRFNYHKYLFDPYAKAFTNGSVFRSYNELRKNGFSLNEKGEIQDLSDFPKCVVVDDNDFDWEGDRPLGIPLDQSVIYETHVKGFTASANSGVGEDSGTYRGFAKKIDYLKKLGITAVEFLPLFEFDENENYNLNPRTGETLVNYWGYSTIGFFAPKTSYSFDKTPGGSVREFKQLVKELHKAGIEVILDVVYNHTAEGNEHGYTFEFRGIQNNVYYSLPEARKEYYMNFSGCGNSVNCNHPVTYQFILDSLRYWVVEMHIDGFRFDLASILTRMGNGNVLNGDVPNLTVAINEDPVLAKTKIIAEPWDAAGLYHLGMFPGGPNNRWSEWNARFRDDIRRFLRGDNNSITAAATRVCGSSDCYNHDGRSPLASINFITSHDGFTLNDLVSYNSKHNEENGEGNRDGSDNNFSYNCGYEGECVNPKIELQRIKKIKNFFLYLLVSQGVPMILAGDEMRRTQKGNNNAYCQDNGLSWVDWELAEKNAGLVRFASVLINLRKNHRVFRRTSFFPGFYEKGDSHEISWYDVKATVPDWNKMGNFLGFRLDGLGNDNDFYVATNIDLYDLTIVLPSLTDNKKWYRVVDTSFDSPDDILEIGKEEVLSEQRRYVLFSGASVVLMSK; encoded by the coding sequence ATGATAGACTTCACAATCATGTTTAACATTTTTGGAGCAGTTGTTACACCTGCCGGCGTAAATTTTTCTATTTACAGTAAGGATGCTACAAAGGTTAGCCTCGTTCTATTTAATTCACAAGACGATAAACAACCGTCGCATATTATTGATTTTGATCCTGTTTTAAACAGAACCGGTGATGTTTGGCACGTTTTAGTTCCTGGAATAGGAGCCGGAACTCTGTACCTTTACAAAATTGACGGACCGTATGACCCGATGAGAGGTCTGCGTTTTAATTATCACAAATATTTGTTTGATCCGTATGCAAAAGCGTTTACAAATGGTTCTGTATTTCGTTCATACAATGAGCTTCGGAAAAACGGATTTTCATTAAATGAAAAAGGAGAAATCCAAGATTTATCAGATTTTCCTAAATGCGTTGTCGTAGATGATAATGATTTTGATTGGGAAGGAGATAGACCTCTTGGTATTCCGCTTGATCAATCTGTTATTTATGAAACACATGTCAAAGGTTTTACAGCATCTGCCAATTCAGGTGTAGGGGAAGACTCGGGAACTTATCGCGGATTTGCAAAAAAAATTGATTATTTAAAGAAACTCGGAATCACTGCTGTAGAATTTCTTCCTCTTTTTGAATTTGATGAAAATGAAAACTACAATTTAAATCCACGCACAGGAGAAACTCTTGTCAATTATTGGGGCTACAGCACAATAGGATTTTTTGCACCTAAAACTTCATATTCATTTGACAAAACTCCGGGAGGCTCTGTCCGCGAATTTAAACAGCTTGTAAAAGAGCTTCATAAAGCCGGAATTGAAGTTATTCTCGATGTAGTTTACAACCATACAGCTGAAGGAAATGAACACGGTTATACGTTTGAATTTCGCGGTATTCAGAATAATGTTTATTATTCTCTTCCTGAAGCTCGAAAAGAATATTACATGAATTTCAGCGGATGCGGTAACTCTGTAAACTGTAATCACCCGGTTACTTATCAGTTTATTTTAGACAGTCTGCGTTACTGGGTTGTTGAAATGCATATTGACGGCTTTAGGTTTGACCTTGCTTCGATTTTGACTCGCATGGGAAACGGAAATGTTTTGAATGGCGATGTTCCAAACCTGACTGTCGCAATAAATGAAGACCCTGTTCTAGCTAAGACAAAAATCATCGCCGAACCTTGGGATGCGGCAGGGCTTTATCACCTTGGAATGTTCCCAGGTGGTCCGAATAACCGCTGGAGCGAATGGAATGCACGTTTCCGAGACGATATAAGGCGTTTTTTGCGCGGTGACAACAATAGCATAACAGCTGCTGCAACTCGCGTATGTGGAAGTTCTGATTGCTACAATCACGATGGACGTTCTCCTTTAGCATCGATAAACTTTATTACTTCTCATGACGGTTTCACTTTAAACGATCTTGTAAGCTATAACAGCAAACACAACGAAGAAAACGGTGAAGGCAACCGAGACGGAAGTGATAATAACTTTAGCTACAACTGCGGATACGAAGGCGAATGCGTCAATCCGAAAATAGAATTGCAACGCATCAAAAAAATCAAAAACTTCTTTTTATATTTGCTTGTTTCTCAAGGAGTTCCGATGATTCTTGCCGGTGACGAGATGAGACGCACTCAAAAAGGAAACAACAATGCTTACTGCCAAGATAATGGCTTGAGTTGGGTTGACTGGGAACTCGCTGAAAAAAATGCAGGTCTTGTAAGGTTTGCATCGGTTCTCATAAATTTAAGAAAAAATCACAGAGTTTTTAGAAGAACTTCATTTTTCCCCGGATTCTATGAAAAAGGTGATTCTCATGAAATCTCGTGGTACGACGTAAAAGCTACTGTACCTGACTGGAATAAAATGGGGAATTTCCTTGGTTTCAGGCTCGACGGCTTAGGAAATGACAATGATTTTTACGTTGCAACAAATATCGATTTATATGATTTGACAATCGTGCTTCCTTCTTTGACAGATAATAAAAAATGGTACAGAGTTGTTGATACATCTTTCGACAGCCCTGATGATATCCTTGAAATCGGCAAAGAGGAAGTTCTGAGTGAACAGAGACGTTATGTATTGTTTTCTGGCGCTTCAGTAGTTCTTATGAGTAAATAA
- a CDS encoding co-chaperone GroES: MKIKPLADRVLVKNDKAESKTSSGIIIPEAAQEKTQTATVVEVGPGTDENKITVKKGDRIMYDKYAGTQVKIDGEDHLILRMSDIIAVIE; this comes from the coding sequence ATGAAAATCAAACCGTTAGCAGACCGCGTTCTTGTTAAGAATGATAAAGCAGAGTCTAAAACATCAAGTGGAATCATTATTCCAGAAGCAGCACAGGAAAAAACTCAGACAGCAACAGTAGTTGAAGTTGGACCGGGCACTGATGAAAATAAAATTACAGTAAAAAAAGGTGACAGAATAATGTACGACAAATACGCCGGAACACAGGTAAAAATTGACGGCGAAGACCATTTGATTCTACGCATGAGCGATATAATTGCCGTTATAGAATAG
- a CDS encoding lipopolysaccharide assembly protein LapB, with translation MKSRKKLKNTILIFIISYILFCFFGCRLKAEQKSLSKQFDSIDALIMQNQTLSALKELKKTEKKVHDVWSYIGVFKRYQILGESVKSEKILQKALKKNSGNVELLAVYTNFLLRQGRLDESAKTAQKLQGTKYASLYSEFVLRKMLWKKDVTFDVLVNDEMYYQIFMDAYKGGKNSMWLRNCAVYCLLKGLYNQAVSVVPEYYADVDDSYFWALCYYDAGKYYDSIEALDASKSLLKDYSNKAIFKTTLVRQVSLESDAYMAVSDMQSAEAARQAIVLNIDNMNVRKNDEALLSTILLNSAVWAGNQGMDGQSADLLFYIVNRWQDFVPGLIFYSDFAYRSSLEREEDAEIKALRRAGIRSLEMEKYDNRRKIPLSDAIFRIDSSIERTNDPYLNIARLDLKYKTDKSISEKDKNRDLWMLLENSFSKGNGYDVLLVEYALSFLLKTKQYDDAWNLFYKYVVANGSYDEKKPFWQQFIAQVRLYDLPIAEFGAWFSAFKKLTDEALRLYEYCVYESGGILEDGFISQDVSTASCMNLGDIYVSLGKNNKALDVYGKIAGRESRNSLRSEIFYRIACIYAGQGDIKNALRSAEYSYSLYPENARASLLKEKLMINE, from the coding sequence ATGAAGAGTCGAAAAAAGCTTAAAAACACAATCCTCATTTTTATTATTTCTTACATTTTGTTCTGTTTTTTCGGTTGCAGGCTGAAGGCGGAACAAAAGTCATTGTCAAAACAGTTTGATTCAATCGATGCTCTGATTATGCAAAACCAGACTTTATCTGCTTTGAAAGAATTGAAAAAAACTGAAAAAAAAGTTCACGATGTGTGGTCGTATATCGGGGTTTTCAAGCGATATCAAATACTCGGAGAATCTGTAAAGTCTGAAAAAATTCTTCAAAAGGCACTCAAAAAAAATAGCGGAAATGTTGAACTTCTTGCAGTTTATACGAACTTTCTTTTGCGTCAGGGACGGCTAGACGAGAGCGCAAAGACTGCACAAAAACTTCAAGGGACAAAATACGCATCTTTATATTCGGAGTTTGTTTTGCGCAAAATGCTGTGGAAAAAAGACGTTACTTTTGACGTTTTAGTCAACGATGAAATGTATTATCAGATTTTTATGGACGCATATAAAGGCGGCAAAAATTCGATGTGGCTCAGAAACTGTGCTGTTTATTGCCTTTTAAAAGGTCTGTACAATCAGGCGGTTTCTGTAGTTCCAGAGTATTACGCTGACGTCGATGACTCTTATTTTTGGGCGCTTTGCTACTATGATGCCGGGAAATATTATGATTCAATTGAGGCGCTCGATGCTTCTAAAAGCCTTTTAAAAGATTATTCAAATAAAGCGATTTTTAAGACAACTTTGGTCAGGCAAGTTTCGCTTGAATCTGATGCGTATATGGCAGTTTCCGACATGCAATCGGCAGAAGCGGCGCGTCAGGCAATTGTATTAAATATAGACAACATGAACGTCCGTAAAAATGACGAGGCTTTGCTTTCTACAATTTTGCTCAACAGTGCAGTTTGGGCAGGCAATCAAGGAATGGATGGGCAAAGCGCTGACTTGCTTTTTTACATTGTAAATCGCTGGCAAGATTTTGTTCCCGGTCTGATTTTTTATTCAGATTTTGCTTACCGTTCCAGCCTTGAACGCGAGGAAGATGCTGAGATTAAGGCTTTGCGCCGTGCAGGAATTCGTTCTTTGGAGATGGAAAAATACGACAATCGACGAAAAATTCCTTTGAGCGATGCGATTTTCAGAATTGACAGCTCTATTGAACGGACTAATGACCCTTATCTCAATATCGCAAGGCTTGATTTAAAATATAAGACAGACAAATCTATTTCGGAAAAAGACAAAAATCGCGACTTGTGGATGCTCCTCGAAAACAGTTTTTCAAAAGGCAATGGATACGATGTTCTTCTCGTCGAATATGCGTTGAGTTTTTTGCTCAAAACAAAGCAATATGACGACGCATGGAATCTTTTTTATAAATATGTAGTCGCAAATGGTTCGTATGATGAAAAAAAGCCGTTCTGGCAGCAATTTATCGCTCAGGTTAGATTGTACGATTTGCCTATAGCGGAGTTTGGTGCATGGTTTTCTGCATTCAAAAAGCTTACTGATGAAGCACTTCGCCTCTACGAATATTGCGTCTACGAAAGCGGCGGTATTTTAGAAGATGGATTTATTTCACAAGATGTATCTACAGCTTCGTGCATGAATCTCGGAGATATCTATGTCTCACTCGGAAAAAACAACAAAGCTCTTGATGTTTATGGAAAAATTGCCGGCAGGGAAAGCCGCAACTCTCTTCGTTCAGAAATTTTTTACAGGATTGCATGCATTTATGCAGGTCAAGGAGATATAAAAAATGCCCTACGTTCAGCCGAATATTCTTATTCACTGTATCCTGAAAACGCAAGGGCATCTTTACTTAAAGAAAAACTCATGATAAACGAGTAA
- the nusB gene encoding transcription antitermination factor NusB, which produces MSRRKERIIAFQALYSWDVSREPLDKLLTFSWLENDFENRAEKKIEESGDALKAFKDKKTFASLIIAGTIEHLDEIDEMIKKHLAANWSLERINKVALAILRTSTYEIVFQKDIEPKIIIDEAINIAKDYGSDDSYKFINAVLDKIGKDEESKKA; this is translated from the coding sequence TTGTCCAGGAGAAAAGAAAGGATAATTGCGTTTCAGGCACTTTATTCATGGGACGTAAGCAGGGAACCGCTTGATAAACTTTTGACTTTTTCGTGGCTTGAAAACGATTTTGAAAATCGGGCTGAAAAAAAAATCGAAGAATCGGGTGACGCTCTTAAAGCTTTTAAAGACAAGAAAACTTTTGCAAGTTTGATAATTGCAGGTACAATCGAGCATTTGGACGAGATTGATGAAATGATAAAAAAACATCTTGCTGCAAACTGGTCTCTTGAACGAATCAATAAAGTTGCCCTAGCAATTTTGCGTACGAGCACTTACGAAATTGTTTTTCAAAAAGATATTGAGCCTAAAATCATAATCGATGAAGCTATAAATATTGCAAAAGATTACGGGTCAGACGATTCCTATAAGTTTATTAATGCAGTGCTTGATAAAATAGGAAAAGATGAAGAGTCGAAAAAAGCTTAA
- a CDS encoding SurA N-terminal domain-containing protein, whose amino-acid sequence MKKIVLALMILFATTAMAFAQSDLQVLAVVKLNKNESITLKQLKTQCSNYEKQLGKPLSLDGRKDVLNKIISDRLLIQAAAKDGISIPDSYVDQVFMQQMSQSIGRNVTEKEFAELIQKTQNKSIDQFMVEQTGMNTSEFKTYLKNLLIVQQYVIQKNQSGLQNVAASDDEIRLYYENNKSSFVWSDMLKLFIVIVPKGKDPDAAKLKLNGLLNSYKDKKLTAEQIIVQSQASGSGYQASTGVIPKTEIYANSIGMTYQNLLFVASQKEGFVSDIEETSNDYRFIALLKKYDAKMLGISDIVQPDTTVTVYDYIRSALSQQKQQEYLGGKAAEMAAALNTSDNVEMKKTGSALDKLMSWE is encoded by the coding sequence ATGAAAAAAATTGTTCTTGCTTTGATGATTTTATTTGCGACAACTGCTATGGCGTTTGCTCAGTCTGACCTTCAGGTTCTCGCTGTTGTAAAGCTGAATAAAAATGAATCTATCACTCTTAAGCAGCTTAAAACACAGTGCAGTAACTACGAAAAGCAGCTTGGAAAACCGTTATCGCTTGACGGAAGAAAAGATGTTTTGAATAAAATAATCAGCGACAGGTTGTTGATTCAAGCCGCAGCAAAAGATGGGATTTCAATTCCTGACAGCTACGTAGATCAGGTTTTTATGCAGCAGATGAGTCAGTCTATCGGTCGAAATGTTACAGAAAAAGAATTTGCGGAGTTGATTCAAAAAACTCAAAACAAATCGATCGACCAATTTATGGTTGAACAGACAGGAATGAATACTTCCGAATTTAAGACATATCTAAAAAATCTTTTGATTGTACAGCAGTATGTTATTCAAAAAAATCAGTCGGGACTTCAAAATGTTGCTGCATCGGATGATGAAATCAGGCTTTACTACGAAAACAATAAGTCTTCATTTGTGTGGAGCGATATGCTCAAATTGTTCATAGTGATTGTTCCAAAAGGAAAAGACCCGGACGCCGCTAAGCTCAAGCTGAACGGGCTATTAAACAGTTATAAAGATAAAAAATTGACGGCAGAGCAAATCATTGTTCAATCTCAGGCATCAGGCTCCGGATATCAGGCATCTACAGGAGTAATCCCTAAAACAGAAATCTATGCCAATTCTATCGGAATGACTTATCAGAATCTTCTTTTTGTAGCAAGTCAGAAAGAAGGGTTTGTGTCAGACATTGAAGAAACTTCAAATGATTACAGATTCATTGCCCTTCTTAAAAAATATGATGCAAAGATGCTCGGCATAAGCGATATTGTTCAACCTGATACAACTGTTACCGTTTACGATTATATCCGCTCTGCACTTTCACAGCAAAAACAGCAAGAGTACCTTGGAGGAAAAGCCGCAGAGATGGCTGCTGCTCTGAATACATCAGATAATGTTGAAATGAAAAAAACAGGTTCAGCTCTAGACAAGTTGATGAGTTGGGAGTAG
- a CDS encoding alanine--tRNA ligase — protein sequence MNANELRSKYIEFFKSKNHVEISGQSLIPENDPSVLFTTAGMHPLVPYLLGEKHPAGTRLTDYQKCIRTGDIDEVGDPSHLTCFEMLGNWSLGDYFKKESIGFSYEFLTSPKWLGLDPRKISVTVFAGDENAPRDEEAAAAWIANGMPEDKIAYLPASDNWWAAGPTGPCGPDTEIFYWVGENLPPKGSNKGTDPENWLEIWNNVFMQYNRIDEKNLELLPKKNVDTGMGLERTNCILQGKKSVYLTEVFQPIIKTIEKLSNYTYGTDEEKDRSVRIIADHARSSVFILGDQKGVSPARVGAGYVLRRLIRRAVRHGMKLGIDKDFMAEVAVTVVENFKIAYPELEQNKNKIFSELTSEEAKFRQTLKKGEAEFEKMLPNLMKNPKKIISGKVAYNLYETYGYPLELTQELGAENGFTVDVEGFKEAEKKHQEASKTAEVGAAKGGLAEQSDVTTKYHTATHLLQQALIDVLGEQVAQKGSNITNERMRFDFTFDRPMTKEEIQKVEDIVNEKIKEDLPVTMQVMPLDDAKKAGARALFTGKYGEDVKVYTIGRDAENDWFSKEVCGGPHVQHTAQIGQFKIQKEQSSSAGVRRIRAVISGGLPLDKH from the coding sequence ATGAACGCTAACGAACTTCGCTCAAAATATATTGAGTTTTTTAAATCAAAAAATCATGTTGAAATTTCAGGGCAGTCTTTAATTCCTGAAAACGACCCTTCGGTTTTATTTACGACAGCTGGAATGCACCCTCTTGTTCCTTACCTTCTCGGTGAAAAACATCCTGCTGGCACTCGCCTTACTGATTATCAGAAATGTATACGCACCGGTGATATCGATGAAGTTGGGGATCCGTCTCATCTCACTTGTTTTGAAATGCTTGGAAACTGGTCTCTCGGCGACTATTTTAAAAAAGAATCTATCGGATTTTCTTACGAATTTCTTACATCTCCTAAATGGCTTGGGCTTGACCCTCGTAAAATCTCTGTGACTGTTTTTGCCGGAGATGAAAACGCTCCTCGTGATGAAGAGGCGGCTGCTGCATGGATTGCTAACGGTATGCCGGAAGACAAAATTGCGTATCTTCCGGCAAGCGATAACTGGTGGGCTGCTGGTCCAACCGGTCCTTGTGGTCCTGATACAGAAATTTTTTACTGGGTCGGCGAAAATCTTCCTCCAAAAGGTTCAAACAAAGGTACGGACCCTGAAAATTGGCTTGAGATTTGGAACAACGTATTTATGCAGTACAACCGCATAGACGAAAAGAATCTTGAGCTTCTTCCTAAAAAAAATGTCGACACGGGAATGGGGCTTGAAAGAACTAACTGCATCCTTCAAGGAAAAAAATCAGTGTATCTTACAGAAGTCTTTCAGCCTATCATTAAAACGATAGAGAAACTTTCTAATTACACATACGGAACTGATGAAGAAAAAGATAGGTCTGTTCGCATCATAGCAGACCACGCTCGTTCGTCTGTATTTATTCTCGGTGATCAAAAAGGTGTCAGCCCGGCTAGAGTTGGAGCCGGTTATGTCCTTCGTCGTCTTATCCGCCGTGCAGTTCGTCACGGGATGAAACTTGGAATTGACAAAGATTTTATGGCAGAAGTTGCAGTCACCGTTGTTGAAAACTTCAAAATCGCTTATCCGGAGCTCGAACAAAATAAAAATAAAATTTTTAGCGAACTTACATCTGAAGAAGCAAAATTCCGTCAGACTTTGAAAAAAGGCGAAGCTGAATTTGAGAAGATGCTTCCTAATTTGATGAAAAATCCTAAAAAGATTATCAGCGGAAAAGTTGCTTATAATCTTTATGAAACTTACGGATATCCGCTTGAACTCACTCAAGAGCTCGGTGCGGAAAACGGATTTACTGTCGATGTTGAAGGTTTTAAAGAAGCGGAGAAAAAACATCAGGAAGCATCGAAAACTGCAGAAGTTGGGGCTGCAAAAGGTGGATTGGCTGAACAGTCTGATGTTACAACAAAATATCACACTGCAACACATTTATTGCAGCAGGCTCTCATAGATGTTCTCGGTGAACAAGTTGCTCAAAAAGGTTCAAACATCACAAATGAACGCATGCGCTTTGACTTCACATTTGACCGCCCGATGACTAAAGAAGAAATTCAGAAAGTTGAAGATATTGTAAACGAAAAAATTAAAGAAGATTTACCGGTTACGATGCAAGTTATGCCGCTTGATGACGCAAAAAAAGCCGGGGCACGTGCGTTGTTTACAGGAAAATACGGGGAAGACGTAAAAGTTTACACAATCGGCCGAGATGCCGAAAACGACTGGTTCAGCAAAGAAGTTTGCGGAGGTCCGCATGTTCAGCACACTGCACAGATCGGTCAATTCAAGATTCAAAAGGAACAAAGTTCATCAGCCGGCGTGCGTCGTATTCGCGCAGTCATCTCCGGGGGACTTCCTCTTGATAAACACTGA
- the mazF gene encoding endoribonuclease MazF → MVNSSYVPEKGDLVWLDFDPHAGHEQKGHRPAICISQKMYNQKIGLALFCPITSHIKGYPFEIVLDKHSIKGCILSDQIKNLDWKQRNCDFIEKATEEEIDSVVDNIKLLIE, encoded by the coding sequence ATGGTAAACTCAAGTTATGTTCCTGAAAAAGGTGATTTAGTCTGGCTTGATTTTGATCCACACGCAGGTCATGAACAGAAAGGTCATCGCCCGGCAATTTGTATTTCTCAAAAAATGTATAATCAGAAAATAGGTCTTGCTTTATTTTGCCCGATTACAAGTCATATAAAAGGCTATCCTTTTGAAATTGTATTGGACAAGCATTCTATAAAAGGTTGTATTCTTAGTGATCAAATAAAAAATCTCGACTGGAAACAAAGAAACTGCGATTTTATAGAAAAAGCAACTGAAGAAGAAATTGATTCAGTAGTTGATAATATAAAATTGTTAATAGAGTAA
- a CDS encoding AbrB/MazE/SpoVT family DNA-binding domain-containing protein, producing the protein MQAVVQKWGNSLGFRIPSHWAKDNNVKNGSKIEVIAEKGKIVILPQKKTLDGMLKMVSSENIHSEISAGFSVGKEEW; encoded by the coding sequence ATGCAAGCAGTCGTTCAGAAATGGGGTAACAGCCTCGGTTTCAGGATTCCTTCACATTGGGCAAAAGACAATAACGTAAAGAATGGAAGCAAAATTGAAGTAATCGCTGAAAAAGGAAAGATAGTTATTCTTCCTCAGAAAAAAACTCTTGATGGTATGCTTAAAATGGTTTCTTCGGAAAATATTCATTCAGAAATTTCAGCAGGATTTTCAGTAGGCAAGGAAGAATGGTAA
- a CDS encoding type II toxin-antitoxin system RelE/ParE family toxin encodes MKNEIRKVIVSRFAEDDLNEIIEYYFSLSQNYVEKLISEFEKNVMSLQRHPKSGRVVPELEKQGILRYRELIQEYYRILYEISDNKVIVHTIIDGRRNFEDIIISKLSRYYGN; translated from the coding sequence GTGAAAAATGAAATTAGAAAAGTTATAGTTTCTCGGTTTGCAGAAGACGATTTGAATGAAATTATAGAATATTATTTTTCTTTGTCGCAGAATTATGTTGAAAAACTAATTTCTGAATTTGAAAAAAATGTAATGTCGTTGCAGAGGCACCCCAAAAGTGGTAGGGTTGTCCCAGAACTGGAAAAGCAAGGAATTTTACGATATAGAGAACTTATTCAAGAATATTATAGAATCCTCTATGAAATATCTGATAACAAGGTAATTGTTCATACAATCATTGATGGTCGAAGAAATTTTGAAGATATAATAATTTCAAAATTATCTCGTTATTATGGAAACTAA
- a CDS encoding type II toxin-antitoxin system Phd/YefM family antitoxin, whose protein sequence is MITNVQECIKPISYIKTNAADMMNFVNDRKEPLVITQNGESRAVLIDVESYQEMKNAFNLLKIIQFSEQDVKKGKCKPATEVFSNLKRKYNCEK, encoded by the coding sequence ATGATTACGAATGTTCAAGAATGTATAAAACCAATTTCTTACATCAAAACAAATGCGGCTGATATGATGAATTTTGTCAATGATAGGAAAGAACCTCTTGTAATTACTCAAAATGGGGAATCAAGAGCTGTTTTAATAGATGTAGAATCTTATCAGGAAATGAAAAATGCCTTTAACCTGTTAAAAATCATTCAATTTTCTGAACAAGATGTAAAAAAAGGAAAATGTAAACCTGCAACAGAAGTCTTTTCAAACTTGAAAAGGAAATATAACTGTGAAAAATGA
- a CDS encoding pallilysin-related adhesin codes for MKSKTVTLMFIFAIAVIGIAFLATNVFFNYREKTMTRAKIVTPKSSSNSDAETEVERQSYETEKYETFVPLYSGETLISTLTMDINNDGYDDEVIVIRQSNSQSLWIVPALLEPKTGAFKRLTPIDTKFTKTRTFSYSGMDVTGEHKKALIYHGVADDGNYVMKIYYFVAGNGKNDMELIGDFESDGTVFIQQTERSEAYELALSKGESFSVWVYKSDKAETDGNSEDTKKINQNQIQQEYRWNPSAQKYELYRQIRVNADRLAETALSKIQDGTIETFAKFLDGLWYKTDNTDGNIRYLYFNYDDRQIIQLYKDYQEVYEWEDGKLRHNGIYISTTNADIMNLHRRFDVSVSSLDEIKVALRDDVNIIIKSDSLWNGKYKKLSLQSSFENEKDDVELATYNNEIKKAPLWTSSDSTVEVSFTDYNYKAKYNGIDETGVYSTGKAGAYNVIQFRSDGDTSIFGEVYAMQFGTKTITETVKKQTVEKVVTDFDTVIFSPVKVTPKDCFVTEGKVYTFTR; via the coding sequence ATGAAGTCTAAAACAGTAACTTTAATGTTTATTTTTGCAATTGCAGTTATTGGAATTGCATTCCTTGCGACAAATGTATTTTTTAACTATAGAGAAAAAACTATGACGCGGGCAAAAATTGTAACGCCTAAATCTTCTTCAAATTCAGATGCTGAAACTGAAGTAGAGCGCCAATCTTACGAAACTGAAAAATATGAAACATTTGTTCCATTGTATTCAGGAGAAACTCTGATAAGCACGCTTACAATGGATATAAACAACGATGGTTATGATGATGAGGTTATCGTTATTCGACAATCCAATTCACAGAGTCTTTGGATTGTACCTGCTTTGCTTGAGCCTAAAACAGGAGCTTTCAAGAGACTTACGCCGATTGATACAAAGTTTACAAAAACAAGAACTTTTTCATACTCAGGAATGGATGTAACAGGTGAGCACAAAAAAGCTCTCATCTATCACGGAGTCGCAGATGATGGAAATTATGTGATGAAAATCTATTATTTTGTTGCAGGCAATGGGAAAAATGATATGGAATTGATCGGCGATTTTGAATCTGACGGAACAGTGTTTATTCAGCAGACAGAGCGATCAGAAGCTTATGAGTTGGCGCTATCAAAAGGAGAAAGTTTTTCTGTTTGGGTTTATAAGTCTGACAAAGCGGAAACTGACGGAAATTCGGAAGACACAAAAAAAATCAACCAAAATCAGATTCAGCAGGAATATAGGTGGAATCCTTCTGCTCAAAAATACGAACTTTACCGGCAGATTAGAGTAAATGCAGACAGGCTTGCAGAGACCGCACTTTCAAAAATTCAAGATGGAACTATCGAGACTTTTGCAAAATTTTTGGACGGGCTTTGGTACAAGACGGACAATACTGATGGCAATATCAGATATCTTTATTTTAATTACGATGACCGTCAGATTATCCAGCTTTACAAAGATTATCAGGAAGTTTACGAGTGGGAAGATGGAAAACTTCGCCACAATGGTATTTATATTTCGACAACAAATGCAGACATAATGAATCTACACAGGCGTTTTGATGTTTCAGTTTCGAGCCTTGATGAAATTAAAGTTGCCCTCAGGGATGATGTAAATATCATCATAAAAAGCGATTCACTTTGGAACGGTAAATACAAAAAGCTCAGCCTTCAAAGCTCTTTTGAAAATGAAAAAGACGATGTAGAACTTGCAACTTATAACAATGAAATAAAAAAAGCTCCTTTATGGACATCTTCAGATTCTACAGTAGAAGTATCATTTACCGATTACAACTACAAGGCAAAGTATAACGGCATAGATGAAACAGGAGTTTATTCTACAGGGAAAGCCGGCGCTTACAATGTAATTCAATTTCGCTCAGATGGAGACACTTCGATTTTCGGCGAAGTCTATGCGATGCAGTTCGGAACAAAGACAATCACAGAAACTGTAAAAAAACAGACGGTCGAAAAAGTTGTTACAGATTTTGACACAGTGATTTTTAGTCCGGTAAAAGTTACCCCAAAAGATTGTTTTGTAACCGAAGGAAAAGTATACACTTTCACGAGATAA